The Pedobacter mucosus genome window below encodes:
- the hemE gene encoding uroporphyrinogen decarboxylase, giving the protein MKNNLFLDAAFSKQTERPPVWMMRQAGRFMPQYWEIKNKYSFLEMCKTPEIAADVTMLPVDLLGIDAAILFCDILVTGEAMGGDLSFTQGIGPKFANPVRTAQDIENLNVDCLDELQYVADAIKVIQQRLDGNIPLIGFAGAPFTVMSYLVEGGSSKDFKLTKLMLHNEPALAHKLLAKIAKVTADYLNLQIAAGVNSVQIFDSWAQALSWSDYQEFSHRYIQEIISNLNRKDIPVISFCKGSSVFAPIMAEAKPDVISVDWNADLLNIKNALPAGIAVQGNLDPHILYADQPVIKAQIHKLFERMRGTEGFIFNLGHGIMPDIPFDNVKYAIEVVKEFRY; this is encoded by the coding sequence ATGAAGAATAATTTATTTTTAGACGCTGCATTTTCAAAACAAACTGAACGCCCACCAGTATGGATGATGCGTCAAGCTGGTCGTTTTATGCCACAATATTGGGAAATAAAAAACAAATACTCTTTTTTAGAGATGTGTAAAACTCCTGAAATTGCTGCAGATGTTACCATGTTGCCTGTTGATTTATTAGGTATTGATGCGGCGATTTTATTCTGTGATATTTTAGTAACTGGCGAAGCAATGGGTGGAGATTTGAGTTTTACTCAAGGCATCGGACCTAAGTTCGCAAACCCGGTACGTACCGCTCAAGATATTGAAAACTTAAATGTTGATTGTTTAGATGAACTGCAATATGTTGCAGATGCGATTAAAGTGATTCAACAACGTTTGGATGGAAATATTCCGTTAATCGGTTTTGCTGGCGCTCCTTTTACGGTAATGAGTTACCTGGTTGAAGGTGGCTCATCTAAAGATTTTAAATTGACCAAGTTGATGCTCCATAACGAACCAGCATTGGCACATAAACTTCTGGCTAAAATTGCGAAAGTAACAGCTGATTATTTAAATCTGCAGATTGCTGCGGGTGTTAATTCAGTTCAGATTTTTGATAGCTGGGCGCAGGCTTTATCTTGGAGCGATTATCAGGAATTTTCTCACCGTTATATTCAAGAAATTATTTCAAACTTAAATAGAAAAGATATTCCGGTAATTTCTTTTTGTAAAGGGAGTTCGGTTTTTGCGCCAATTATGGCTGAAGCAAAACCTGATGTAATTTCGGTCGACTGGAATGCGGATTTATTAAACATCAAAAATGCTTTACCAGCAGGTATTGCTGTTCAGGGCAATTTAGATCCACATATTTTATATGCAGATCAACCAGTAATTAAAGCACAAATTCACAAACTGTTCGAGCGTATGCGTGGAACCGAGGGATTCATTTTTAATTTAGGTCATGGTATCATGCCTGATATTCCTTTTGATAATGTGAAATATGCAATTGAAGTGGTTAAGGAGTTTAGGTATTAG